In one window of Desulfovibrio sp. DNA:
- a CDS encoding adenosine deaminase has product MTMTNNTAASMPDLQPALDATLEKIPSFPRDFVQHRQLLSDLKEELVDLCAAKAASADIPEDLRWSLARDMPDFSTGALYVKRYSLPSMAGIVFLGFFVGGLLSKLLGLIDMGGEIIRVATVLGMLYGAEFLAGNPRARSRLLLLLGLGALTTFAASMVAGVLRLASWADFKSAVFGSSGAPGLLKRLYLLLGAAFLFVLLAKKTTALDMAAFRISLEQQAQARARNLMTFFTAWEQLRTELDSLREQGQVDTHTGRCPRNDCPLALGVIHLLDGMNTEARRFLSEQLAFMGYNPGEGLSHIVWDDALHAELYDTVGLVRNGDRCRVLRRYSRSGDTVVKGHVQKEFPPAKGAHPPGGASTAEASAGGASAGGASAGGATA; this is encoded by the coding sequence ATGACAATGACAAATAACACCGCAGCGTCCATGCCGGACTTACAGCCCGCTCTGGATGCAACCCTTGAAAAAATACCCTCCTTTCCCAGGGATTTTGTCCAGCACCGCCAGCTGCTTTCAGACCTCAAGGAAGAGCTTGTGGATCTTTGCGCCGCAAAAGCCGCCAGCGCCGATATCCCGGAAGACCTCCGCTGGAGCCTCGCACGCGACATGCCCGATTTTTCCACTGGTGCCCTCTATGTGAAGCGCTACTCCCTGCCGAGCATGGCAGGCATCGTTTTTCTTGGCTTTTTTGTTGGCGGCCTGCTGTCAAAACTGCTGGGGCTCATTGATATGGGCGGGGAAATCATAAGGGTGGCCACGGTGCTCGGCATGCTTTACGGCGCGGAGTTTCTGGCGGGCAACCCCAGGGCGCGCAGCCGCCTTTTGCTTCTCCTTGGCCTTGGCGCGCTGACAACCTTTGCCGCCAGCATGGTGGCAGGCGTGTTACGGCTGGCTTCCTGGGCGGACTTCAAAAGCGCCGTCTTTGGTTCCAGCGGCGCACCGGGCCTGCTCAAACGCCTGTACCTGCTGCTTGGGGCCGCCTTTCTTTTTGTGCTGCTTGCCAAAAAAACCACCGCGCTCGATATGGCGGCGTTCAGGATTTCGCTGGAGCAGCAGGCCCAGGCCCGTGCGCGGAATCTCATGACCTTTTTCACGGCCTGGGAGCAGTTGCGCACTGAACTGGACAGCCTCAGGGAACAGGGCCAGGTAGATACGCACACAGGCAGATGCCCCAGAAACGACTGCCCGCTGGCCCTTGGCGTCATCCATCTGCTGGACGGCATGAATACGGAAGCCAGGCGCTTTCTCTCGGAACAGCTTGCTTTTATGGGCTATAACCCCGGCGAGGGGCTCAGCCACATTGTGTGGGACGACGCCCTGCATGCCGAACTTTACGACACCGTCGGGCTTGTGCGTAACGGTGACCGCTGCCGCGTTTTGCGCCGCTATTCCCGTTCTGGAGACACTGTCGTCAAAGGGCACGTGCAAAAAGAATTCCCGCCAGCCAAGGGGGCGCATCCACCGGGGGGGGCGTCCACAGCGGAAGCATCTGCAGGGGGAGCATCTGCGGGGGGAGCATCTGCGGGGGGAGCCACGGCATGA
- a CDS encoding GIY-YIG nuclease family protein, protein MTPDSWQVYVLECADGTLYCGITCDMERRLAQHNGAAPGGARYTRGRRPVRLLASRACSCKADALRLECAVKAKPRNAKITFLLEGEKKQC, encoded by the coding sequence ATGACGCCTGACAGCTGGCAGGTCTATGTGCTGGAATGCGCCGACGGCACCCTGTACTGCGGCATCACCTGCGATATGGAGCGGCGTCTTGCGCAGCACAATGGCGCAGCGCCCGGCGGCGCGCGCTATACGCGCGGCAGACGCCCGGTACGCCTGCTGGCCAGCCGGGCATGTTCCTGCAAGGCGGACGCCCTGCGTCTGGAATGCGCGGTTAAGGCCAAACCGCGCAACGCAAAAATCACTTTTTTGCTTGAGGGAGAAAAAAAGCAATGCTGA
- a CDS encoding iron-containing alcohol dehydrogenase family protein: protein MNNSQIRVPSLVRIKPGALPRLGTYLSRSGFTDVLVVSGQLPEAVTQMARQGLENNRIHSGPWVEVDDNSFENVVELFALLPKKTMAIVGLGGGKALDMAKYLAFLARLPYFAVPTSLSNDGFCSPQSSLTMHGKRRSLAATLPQGVIIDVDVCLSAPRALWLSGVGDLVAKLTAVHDWKLSFHNTGEPVNDLAALLSDATVHQFLANPTHDASGMALLGTALMLNGIAMEICGSSRPTSGSEHLISHALDATSAHPRLHGLQVGMAAYFVSKFQERNTELLAHVFTKTGFWDAVRAAPFSRQEWLHAIALAPDMKENFFTVLSLRDWLPETLRILDNDPLLAGCFV from the coding sequence ATGAACAACAGCCAGATCCGCGTCCCCAGTCTTGTGCGCATCAAGCCGGGCGCGCTGCCGCGCCTTGGCACCTACCTGAGCCGCTCCGGCTTTACCGATGTTCTTGTGGTGTCCGGGCAACTTCCCGAAGCGGTCACCCAAATGGCGCGGCAAGGGCTGGAAAACAACCGCATACACTCCGGCCCCTGGGTTGAGGTGGACGACAACAGCTTTGAAAACGTGGTGGAGCTGTTCGCCCTGCTGCCCAAAAAGACCATGGCCATTGTGGGCCTTGGCGGCGGCAAGGCCCTGGACATGGCCAAGTATCTGGCCTTTCTGGCCCGCCTTCCTTATTTCGCCGTGCCCACGTCTCTTTCCAATGACGGATTTTGCAGCCCGCAATCAAGCCTGACCATGCACGGCAAACGCCGCTCCCTGGCAGCCACCCTGCCCCAGGGCGTCATTATCGATGTGGACGTGTGCCTTTCCGCCCCTCGCGCGCTCTGGCTGTCCGGCGTGGGCGACCTCGTTGCCAAGCTCACCGCAGTTCATGACTGGAAGCTGTCCTTTCACAACACGGGAGAGCCGGTCAACGACCTGGCGGCCCTGCTTTCTGACGCCACTGTGCACCAGTTTCTGGCCAACCCCACCCACGATGCCTCGGGCATGGCCCTGTTGGGCACGGCCCTCATGCTTAACGGCATAGCCATGGAAATTTGCGGCAGTTCGCGCCCCACCAGCGGCAGCGAACACCTCATCTCGCACGCCCTGGACGCCACGTCCGCCCACCCCCGCCTGCACGGCCTCCAGGTGGGCATGGCCGCCTACTTTGTCAGCAAGTTTCAGGAGCGCAACACAGAACTTCTGGCTCATGTCTTTACCAAGACCGGTTTTTGGGATGCCGTGCGCGCTGCCCCCTTCTCCAGGCAGGAGTGGCTTCACGCCATAGCACTTGCCCCCGACATGAAGGAAAACTTTTTCACCGTGCTTTCTTTGCGGGACTGGCTGCCCGAGACGCTCCGCATCCTCGACAACGATCCCTTGCTGGCCGGCTGCTTTGTATAG
- the bla gene encoding class A beta-lactamase, which translates to MDTDLTNAGQTELIEKISRLEKLSGGRLGAARLDCATGSLFTYRGDEAFPMCSTFKVLAAAAVLKLHPQKLDSLVRIGPKEIVAWSPVTEKFVNKGMRVRQLCAAALQYSDNTAANLLLGMIGGPSGLTAFARSLGDGSFRLDRTEPALNSAEPGDMRDTTSPTAMAVTLDALLMGAALLPEHRELLRQWLTECATGASRIPAGAPVGWKVGHKTGSGANGTSNDVGILLPAAGTPVILALYLTQCTAAPSDRDAILAATTSLLCPAGA; encoded by the coding sequence ATGGATACTGATCTCACGAATGCCGGTCAGACAGAACTTATTGAAAAAATTTCGCGGCTTGAAAAATTATCTGGCGGCAGACTCGGGGCGGCCCGCCTTGATTGCGCCACAGGCAGCCTGTTCACATACCGGGGCGATGAAGCCTTTCCCATGTGCAGCACATTTAAGGTGCTGGCTGCGGCCGCTGTGCTCAAGCTGCATCCGCAGAAACTGGACAGTCTTGTCCGCATCGGGCCGAAAGAAATTGTCGCGTGGTCGCCTGTAACTGAAAAATTCGTGAACAAGGGCATGCGTGTGCGGCAATTGTGCGCTGCGGCCCTGCAATACAGCGACAATACGGCTGCCAACCTGCTTTTGGGAATGATCGGCGGCCCTTCGGGCCTGACGGCCTTCGCCCGTTCGCTGGGGGACGGCAGCTTTCGCCTGGACCGTACGGAACCCGCCCTGAACAGCGCGGAACCCGGCGACATGCGGGATACGACAAGCCCCACGGCCATGGCGGTTACGCTTGATGCACTGCTGATGGGCGCCGCCCTGCTCCCTGAGCACCGTGAACTCTTGAGGCAATGGCTGACGGAATGCGCCACCGGAGCAAGCCGCATACCCGCGGGAGCGCCCGTCGGCTGGAAGGTGGGGCACAAGACCGGCAGCGGGGCCAACGGCACCTCCAATGATGTGGGCATACTGTTGCCTGCGGCAGGAACGCCGGTCATACTGGCGCTATATCTTACGCAATGCACGGCAGCCCCGAGCGATCGTGATGCAATTCTGGCCGCGACCACCAGCCTGCTTTGCCCGGCAGGGGCGTGA
- a CDS encoding HAD-IB family phosphatase produces MPRPRILVTDFDGTITAHDFYKLVVGSLLTPQDIAPWQEYRDGKITHLAALQQIFAKLRAPESELNRLALAMQPDPRLGSAVASLREAGWEIVVASAGCDWYIRRVLAAAGVSLPVYANPTSHEPNGSLRMLAPTDSPFYCAETGVDKAGIVRSYIRRGFTVAFAGDGFADLPAALGVSPNLRFARADLAVALGRYHEDFHTFSVWSDVADALLAMENQGKLQ; encoded by the coding sequence ATGCCCAGGCCCCGCATTCTCGTGACCGACTTTGACGGCACCATCACTGCGCACGATTTTTATAAGCTGGTGGTCGGCAGCCTGCTGACGCCCCAGGATATTGCCCCCTGGCAGGAATACCGGGATGGTAAAATCACGCATCTGGCCGCCCTGCAGCAGATTTTCGCCAAGCTCCGCGCTCCGGAGTCTGAGTTGAACCGTCTGGCTCTGGCCATGCAGCCCGATCCACGCCTCGGCAGCGCTGTCGCCAGCCTGCGGGAGGCGGGCTGGGAAATCGTGGTGGCTTCCGCCGGATGCGACTGGTACATCCGCCGTGTGCTGGCCGCAGCCGGGGTCAGTCTTCCTGTTTACGCAAATCCCACAAGCCATGAGCCCAACGGCAGCCTGCGCATGCTGGCCCCCACAGACTCACCCTTCTATTGCGCCGAAACAGGTGTGGACAAGGCGGGCATTGTGCGCTCATACATACGCCGTGGTTTTACGGTCGCCTTTGCTGGCGACGGCTTTGCCGACCTGCCTGCAGCCCTTGGCGTATCCCCGAACCTGCGCTTTGCGCGGGCGGATCTGGCTGTGGCTTTGGGCCGCTACCACGAAGATTTTCACACCTTTTCCGTCTGGTCGGATGTGGCCGACGCCCTGCTTGCCATGGAAAATCAAGGTAAACTCCAATGA
- a CDS encoding LysE family translocator — MLTVDIALAFFAASLLLGIAPGPDNIFVLTQSAVYGAGAGMVTTLGLVTGLCVHTTAVALGVAAIFQTSPLAFTILKAVGAAYLLWLAWLSFRAGAALAVTKGDGAPFPGYASLYRRGIVMNVTNPKVSLFFLAFLPQFCTPARGSVALQVLSLGLLFMLATIIVFFSVALLGGKLAVWFNKSPGGQVFIHRAAGLVFAGLALALLFATH, encoded by the coding sequence ATGCTGACGGTGGACATAGCTCTGGCTTTTTTTGCGGCGTCTCTTCTGCTTGGTATTGCTCCGGGGCCGGACAATATTTTTGTGCTTACCCAGTCCGCCGTCTATGGCGCAGGCGCGGGCATGGTCACAACACTTGGCCTCGTCACGGGGCTCTGTGTGCACACCACGGCCGTAGCGCTGGGCGTGGCCGCCATTTTTCAGACATCGCCCCTGGCCTTCACCATACTCAAGGCCGTGGGCGCGGCATATCTGCTATGGCTGGCCTGGCTGTCGTTCAGGGCTGGCGCTGCGCTGGCCGTCACCAAGGGCGACGGCGCGCCCTTTCCTGGCTATGCCTCACTGTACCGGCGCGGCATTGTCATGAACGTGACCAACCCCAAGGTTTCGCTTTTTTTTCTCGCTTTTCTGCCGCAGTTCTGCACTCCGGCACGGGGCAGCGTGGCTTTGCAGGTTCTCAGCCTGGGGCTGCTGTTCATGCTGGCCACCATTATTGTTTTTTTCAGCGTGGCCCTGCTTGGCGGCAAGCTGGCCGTGTGGTTCAACAAATCTCCGGGCGGTCAGGTGTTCATTCACCGCGCCGCAGGGCTGGTCTTTGCGGGGCTGGCGCTGGCACTGCTTTTTGCCACGCATTGA
- the rpmF gene encoding 50S ribosomal protein L32 — protein sequence MAVQQNKKSRSRKGMRRSHDRVAIPAVIYCSCGEPTVPHCVCPSCGTYKGRQVVAKTDSE from the coding sequence ATGGCTGTGCAACAGAATAAAAAATCCCGCTCCCGCAAGGGAATGCGCCGCTCTCACGATCGTGTGGCCATTCCTGCCGTTATTTACTGCTCCTGCGGCGAGCCCACCGTGCCCCATTGCGTCTGCCCCAGCTGCGGCACGTACAAGGGCCGTCAGGTCGTTGCCAAGACCGATAGCGAGTAA
- a CDS encoding tetratricopeptide repeat protein: MKKNFAAIFLTMTFFVFSALTVGAQPVDKVEQKLDEAWTAYNIGQYQKVLQLVQPLASDGNARAQIILGRCYENGLGVPQDMEMAAKWFRLAAEQNNSEAQVLLAYQYELGIGVARNDATVVDLMTRAANAGNAEALFNLALYHGQGKYGFAKDPAESFRLAKLAADKGYAQAERYVGACYDHGVGVPENKAEAQVWYGKARAQGLEVEGNVFNFVREYSMP; this comes from the coding sequence ATGAAAAAAAATTTTGCTGCGATTTTTCTGACAATGACGTTTTTTGTGTTTTCGGCCCTGACTGTGGGCGCGCAACCCGTGGACAAGGTGGAACAGAAGCTTGACGAGGCCTGGACCGCTTACAATATCGGCCAATACCAGAAAGTTCTGCAACTGGTGCAGCCCCTGGCCTCGGACGGCAATGCCCGCGCCCAGATCATCCTGGGCCGCTGCTATGAGAACGGCCTTGGCGTGCCGCAGGATATGGAAATGGCTGCCAAGTGGTTTCGTCTTGCGGCGGAACAGAACAATAGCGAAGCCCAGGTGCTTCTGGCCTACCAGTACGAACTGGGCATTGGCGTAGCCAGAAACGACGCGACCGTGGTGGACCTTATGACCCGCGCGGCCAATGCGGGCAATGCCGAAGCCCTGTTTAACCTGGCACTGTATCACGGCCAGGGCAAGTATGGTTTTGCCAAAGACCCCGCTGAAAGTTTCCGCCTGGCCAAGCTGGCGGCTGACAAGGGTTACGCGCAGGCCGAGCGCTATGTAGGGGCCTGCTATGACCATGGCGTGGGTGTGCCGGAAAACAAGGCCGAAGCGCAGGTCTGGTATGGCAAGGCCAGGGCGCAGGGCCTGGAAGTGGAAGGCAACGTGTTCAATTTTGTGCGTGAGTACAGCATGCCGTAA
- a CDS encoding molecular chaperone gives MKILGIDLGTSNTYIYGAHKSSTAPQPVLLPRVSAPDGCVETAILYEDGSPLLIGHLAESEYYANPGMRTRRSLRCQFKPEIGEENAEAVGWMTDFLRMLREALPQDTLEPDSQLYVGIPARTRESFGIQLAHCFRDAGWPVPALIKESDAAMISCLQSGAIELDDLEHSLLILDFGGGTCDFTLAENSNILHSGGDRLLGGRLFDDLFFQLFCRQNPHLQQEVQADNCEYYVHWVLCKAEKERFSKILQKDADSDVSLHLSWYDAAGTQKHAYLHELTRPQVVSAAESYVASESLLTMLSQYANRGSLGTVAGEMLQGRQVGLISWFKDVLYDIRRLKSVDKVILTGGSSGWFFASEAVRDVFGTDNIVMSPRTYEDIAFGLALYPMLLHTHLKIKNLLEKQSEDFCLRVADLAQGIFEKHTKMAAKTCAERIAVKDILSVLEAAQEDRKTVEEIEREISEKIQNDSGLLAIVQERTEAARKEIERELRLQFSRWLRENGVYLVPRLNFSARTLSTSFFDAVQVKVSRLTLLNTMDVMAVAVLPGIAALAIGEKMLLTTAEPVSAVIGGAAAFAGTWALGKFGKNFLRRQKLPKFLLNEKNREKITAKNREYIEEILGQAFQEIRQDLMEDARGKIRYSLKALLQRLTVLNHIRVERGASPAGQAGQ, from the coding sequence ATGAAGATACTGGGCATCGACCTTGGCACCAGCAATACCTACATCTATGGCGCACACAAAAGCTCCACGGCCCCGCAGCCTGTGCTGCTGCCCCGCGTCAGCGCGCCGGACGGCTGCGTCGAAACCGCCATCCTTTATGAAGACGGTTCGCCCCTGCTTATCGGGCATCTGGCGGAGAGCGAGTATTACGCCAACCCCGGCATGCGGACGCGCCGCAGCCTGCGCTGCCAGTTCAAGCCCGAAATAGGCGAAGAAAATGCCGAAGCGGTTGGCTGGATGACGGACTTTCTGCGCATGCTGCGCGAGGCCTTGCCGCAGGACACGCTTGAGCCCGACAGCCAGCTGTATGTGGGCATTCCCGCCCGCACGCGCGAAAGCTTCGGCATACAGCTCGCGCACTGCTTCAGGGATGCGGGCTGGCCCGTGCCCGCTCTTATCAAGGAATCCGACGCGGCCATGATCTCCTGCCTGCAGTCCGGGGCCATTGAACTGGATGATCTGGAACACAGCCTGCTTATTCTGGACTTCGGCGGCGGCACCTGCGACTTCACCCTGGCGGAAAACTCCAACATCCTGCACAGCGGTGGCGATCGGCTTTTGGGCGGGCGTCTGTTCGACGATCTGTTCTTTCAGCTTTTCTGCCGCCAGAATCCCCACTTGCAGCAAGAGGTGCAGGCCGACAATTGCGAGTATTATGTCCATTGGGTTTTGTGCAAGGCGGAAAAGGAACGCTTTTCCAAGATACTGCAAAAGGATGCCGACAGCGACGTAAGCCTGCACCTTTCGTGGTACGATGCGGCGGGCACGCAAAAACACGCCTATCTGCACGAACTCACCAGGCCGCAGGTGGTCAGCGCGGCGGAAAGCTATGTGGCTTCAGAATCCCTGCTAACCATGCTCAGCCAGTATGCCAACAGGGGTTCGCTGGGCACTGTGGCCGGAGAAATGCTGCAGGGCCGCCAGGTGGGCCTCATCTCCTGGTTCAAGGACGTGCTTTACGACATACGGCGGCTAAAAAGCGTCGACAAGGTCATCCTCACGGGCGGCAGCAGCGGCTGGTTTTTCGCCAGCGAGGCTGTTCGCGATGTTTTCGGCACCGACAATATCGTCATGAGCCCGCGTACCTACGAGGATATTGCCTTTGGCCTGGCCCTCTACCCCATGCTGCTGCACACCCACCTCAAGATAAAAAACCTGCTTGAAAAACAGAGCGAAGACTTCTGCCTGCGCGTTGCCGACCTTGCGCAGGGCATCTTTGAAAAACACACAAAGATGGCCGCCAAAACCTGCGCCGAACGCATCGCGGTCAAGGATATCCTGAGCGTTCTTGAGGCCGCCCAGGAGGACAGAAAAACCGTTGAAGAGATCGAGCGGGAAATCAGTGAAAAAATCCAGAATGATTCCGGTCTGCTGGCTATTGTTCAGGAACGCACGGAAGCCGCCCGCAAGGAAATTGAAAGGGAATTGCGCCTGCAGTTCAGCCGCTGGCTGCGTGAAAATGGCGTGTACCTTGTGCCGAGGCTGAATTTTTCCGCCCGCACGCTCAGCACCAGTTTTTTCGACGCGGTACAGGTGAAAGTCTCGCGCCTTACCTTGCTCAACACCATGGATGTGATGGCTGTGGCCGTGCTGCCGGGCATTGCGGCCCTTGCCATTGGCGAAAAAATGCTGCTCACCACGGCTGAGCCGGTTTCCGCCGTCATCGGCGGCGCTGCGGCTTTTGCGGGCACATGGGCGCTGGGCAAATTCGGCAAGAATTTTCTTCGACGGCAAAAGCTGCCCAAATTTCTTCTCAATGAAAAAAACCGTGAAAAAATCACGGCCAAAAACAGGGAATATATTGAAGAAATTCTGGGGCAGGCCTTTCAGGAGATTCGTCAGGATCTCATGGAAGATGCCAGGGGCAAGATACGGTATTCCCTCAAAGCCCTGCTGCAAAGGCTTACGGTATTGAACCATATCCGCGTGGAGCGCGGCGCGTCTCCGGCAGGCCAGGCAGGCCAATGA
- a CDS encoding DUF177 domain-containing protein, whose translation MQNYRILLNELPPEGREFHLDDQAIWQNSIEEFQMDCRITKPLSASISVLPTDGGWLVRGSLTGEVVLPCSRCTEDALAVVNARFEDFEELPESDELDDAAGPSAERLQEDTPESRLVFENNVPLLDLAAICWEELMLALPVTPLCAATCKGLCPSCGANLNEGLCACEHEELDPRMAVLRGLTLHKN comes from the coding sequence ATGCAGAATTACCGCATATTACTCAACGAACTGCCCCCCGAAGGCAGGGAGTTTCATCTGGACGATCAGGCCATCTGGCAGAACTCCATTGAGGAGTTTCAGATGGACTGCCGGATTACCAAACCCCTGAGCGCCAGTATCAGCGTGCTGCCCACTGACGGCGGCTGGCTTGTACGCGGCAGTCTGACAGGCGAGGTGGTTCTGCCGTGCAGTCGCTGCACCGAGGATGCCCTGGCTGTGGTCAACGCGCGCTTTGAAGATTTTGAGGAACTGCCGGAGAGCGACGAGCTTGACGACGCTGCCGGGCCTTCCGCCGAGCGCTTGCAAGAAGACACTCCGGAAAGCCGCCTTGTTTTTGAGAACAACGTGCCACTGCTGGATCTTGCGGCCATCTGCTGGGAAGAGCTTATGCTCGCCCTGCCCGTGACGCCCCTGTGCGCCGCCACATGCAAGGGGCTTTGCCCCAGCTGCGGAGCCAACCTCAATGAGGGGCTCTGCGCGTGCGAGCACGAAGAACTTGACCCCCGCATGGCTGTCTTGCGCGGGCTCACGCTGCACAAGAACTGA
- the ybaK gene encoding Cys-tRNA(Pro) deacylase, which translates to MAPKISKTNAARQLENLGIAHTLHQVAVDENDLSGVTMARQLGVAPDIVFKTLVARGDKTGVLMACIPAHAELNLKALAAASGNKHVEMTPLKDVRPLTGYVRGGCSPLGGKKNYPVYLDVSALAHPQIYISAGLRGVQIFLNPEDLVRAVNGTVAELARNPGA; encoded by the coding sequence ATGGCACCCAAAATCAGCAAAACCAACGCCGCCCGGCAACTGGAAAATCTGGGCATAGCCCATACCCTGCACCAGGTCGCCGTGGATGAAAACGACCTCTCCGGTGTCACCATGGCCCGCCAGTTGGGGGTCGCCCCGGATATTGTATTCAAAACCCTTGTGGCACGGGGCGACAAAACGGGCGTGCTCATGGCGTGCATCCCCGCCCATGCCGAACTGAATCTCAAGGCCCTGGCCGCCGCTTCCGGCAACAAGCATGTGGAAATGACGCCCCTCAAGGACGTGCGCCCCCTCACAGGCTACGTGCGTGGCGGCTGCTCCCCCCTGGGCGGCAAGAAGAACTATCCCGTATACCTGGATGTCAGCGCTCTTGCGCATCCGCAAATCTACATAAGCGCGGGGCTGCGCGGCGTGCAGATTTTTCTGAACCCCGAAGACCTTGTGCGGGCCGTGAATGGCACTGTGGCCGAACTGGCCCGCAACCCCGGCGCATAG
- a CDS encoding methyl-accepting chemotaxis protein, translating into MLEARRSEKDFLSKKALDLLEKNDIAVSSAMQTLSAVAQDQPDLSSASNGAKTLLQSYRDRFRTAATDVQVMGRNENEGLSGKLRTAIHQAESIFSAAGDDALMAGMLMLRRREKDFMLRGDPSYLASFEKDTAALRQKIAASEKYPQDRKELLTGLLETYRSAFAEYGKGAAALEKTMGELQETSRTLEPLLDELAVQAANELQQVRNQVAFMMDGAELGTVLLLAGLILWAIRSILNSLARLQNCSRRVASGQYEACEQERFTAELESLRKDISTMVATLRTSMEEAARQEAQAKTESAKAHDAMREAAREKDTAHNLLITMQDAARTAEGISRQLTESVAALVVQTTHVRDGAEDQKGQIQEVSIAMEEMNSTVTDVARNAAGAAAGAEQARAIAFEGGRRMGEVVAATGSAHQEALVMKRSLHALGTSVASIEQIMDLITDIADQTNLLALNAAIEAARAGETGRGFAVVADEVRKLAEKTMGATSDVNKAIRNIQQGTEDNMAAMDKASATIEKSTALADEAQHSLNAIVKIVSDTADQVRSIATASEEQSASSEGIVRSSERIRMIAETTTNEIGHAALAIEKLNALALDLKNIIANLHSS; encoded by the coding sequence ATGCTTGAAGCCCGCCGTTCCGAAAAAGATTTCCTGTCAAAAAAGGCGCTGGATCTGCTGGAAAAAAATGACATTGCCGTTTCCAGCGCCATGCAAACCCTTTCGGCTGTCGCGCAAGACCAACCAGACCTGTCCAGCGCCAGCAATGGGGCAAAAACCCTGCTGCAAAGCTACCGTGACAGGTTCAGAACAGCTGCCACCGATGTGCAGGTCATGGGCCGCAACGAAAATGAGGGGCTCAGCGGCAAACTGCGCACCGCCATCCATCAGGCAGAGAGCATTTTCTCGGCAGCGGGGGATGATGCCCTTATGGCGGGCATGCTCATGCTGCGCCGCCGCGAAAAAGACTTCATGCTGCGAGGTGACCCCAGCTATCTGGCATCTTTTGAAAAAGATACAGCGGCGCTACGCCAGAAAATCGCTGCATCTGAAAAATACCCGCAAGATCGTAAAGAGTTGCTGACGGGCTTGCTTGAAACTTACCGCTCCGCTTTTGCCGAATACGGCAAAGGGGCCGCTGCGCTTGAAAAAACCATGGGCGAACTTCAGGAAACGAGCCGGACTCTGGAACCCCTGCTGGACGAACTGGCCGTTCAGGCCGCCAATGAACTGCAACAAGTCCGCAACCAGGTAGCCTTCATGATGGACGGGGCCGAACTGGGTACGGTACTTCTGCTTGCCGGGCTTATCCTGTGGGCCATCCGCTCCATTCTCAATTCGCTGGCGCGGCTCCAGAACTGCTCGCGCAGGGTTGCCTCCGGGCAGTACGAGGCTTGCGAACAAGAGCGCTTTACCGCTGAACTGGAATCGCTGCGTAAAGACATTTCCACCATGGTGGCGACGCTGCGCACCAGTATGGAGGAGGCCGCGCGGCAAGAGGCGCAGGCAAAAACCGAATCCGCAAAGGCCCATGACGCCATGCGCGAGGCCGCACGCGAAAAAGACACGGCGCACAACCTGCTTATTACCATGCAGGATGCGGCGCGCACGGCTGAAGGTATTTCACGCCAGCTGACGGAATCCGTTGCCGCGCTCGTGGTGCAGACGACCCACGTACGCGATGGCGCTGAAGACCAGAAGGGCCAGATTCAGGAAGTCTCCATTGCTATGGAAGAAATGAATTCCACCGTGACGGATGTGGCGCGCAACGCCGCTGGCGCAGCCGCAGGCGCGGAACAGGCCCGCGCCATCGCCTTTGAAGGGGGTCGGCGCATGGGCGAGGTGGTGGCCGCCACCGGCTCCGCCCATCAGGAAGCGCTGGTCATGAAGCGGTCATTGCATGCGCTTGGCACAAGTGTCGCGTCCATTGAGCAGATCATGGACCTGATTACCGATATTGCCGACCAGACCAACCTGCTGGCCCTGAACGCGGCCATTGAAGCCGCCCGCGCGGGTGAGACCGGACGCGGCTTCGCTGTGGTGGCTGACGAAGTGCGCAAGCTGGCTGAAAAAACCATGGGCGCCACCAGCGACGTTAACAAGGCCATCCGGAACATACAGCAGGGAACCGAAGACAACATGGCCGCTATGGACAAGGCCTCCGCCACCATAGAAAAAAGCACCGCCCTGGCCGACGAAGCGCAGCACTCGCTGAACGCCATTGTAAAAATCGTTTCTGACACGGCGGATCAGGTCCGCTCCATTGCCACCGCTTCTGAGGAGCAGTCTGCCAGCAGTGAAGGAATCGTCCGTTCATCGGAACGGATTCGCATGATTGCCGAAACCACCACGAACGAGATCGGGCACGCCGCCCTGGCCATCGAAAAACTGAACGCGCTGGCGCTGGATCTCAAGAACATTATCGCCAATCTCCACAGCTCCTAA